In Oryza sativa Japonica Group chromosome 1, ASM3414082v1, the genomic stretch GACTAGCTGCGATAAAAGTCTTAACCACACATCCATATGAGAAAAtctaggtaaaaaaaaaaaaacacgagcAGAGGATAGAGACGCCGCAACAAAACCCCAATACCAATCTCCAAATCACCCATTTTTTTCCTTAACCAATTTCATTGTAGCAACTACACCAATACACCATATAACAATGATCACAAGAAGAAAATAGCTAGAAACAGTAACAATTGTCACTTAAACTAAGCATTAACGGGGGAGACATATATCCCTTTTCTCCTACCCCCACTCTCTCACTCTCTACTACTTTCGCTATCACTCGCAATATTTAAATGATACTCCTCTCATCTTCAAATTCTCATCACTCTCAACAAATTCATCGCAAGAAGCCAAGAAGCAGATGATGAGGAGCACCTTTTTCTTAGAGGTTGCAGCCGAGGCAGTCGCAGGACTTGGGGGTGAAGGAGCAGAAGCCGAAGGGGCGGTTGGGGATGTTGCAGTTGATGGCGTAGCAGCACGGGGAGAGGATGCATCCGCCGCCCCTGgatcctccgcctccgcctccgccgccgcagcaggtGCATGGCGCGCAGAGCTGGAAGCTCCCCAGCCTCCGCCGCGTCTCGTTGAGCACCATCGCGCTGAACCCCCCGCCCCCCTCCACCACCGGCACCATCcgcgccacctccacctcctcccccgcgccgccgacctgcaccaccacgacgacgacgaatcaCAACTCGGAATAACAAAGCCGCTCGCCCCCCACCACGGTCTGGGTGGAGGAAACGGGGCTTACCTGTGAGGTGGCGCTGCAattggaggcggcgaggaggaagaggaggaggaagaggaaggtggacggcggcgcggtgggggtGAGCATTGCTGGCTGGCTGCTGATGCCCGCGTCGCTCCCTCTGcttgctagggtttgggaggaGGGTGGGATGGATTGCGATGGAGTTGAGGTGGGAGAtttggaggaggaggatcgAGAGAGGGAAACGGGGAAAcggtggagtggagtggagtgaagtgagagagagagtgtcTTTCGAGGaaaggaaaaggagaggagacgacTTGGACGGAAACGAGATTTGGGGATGCGATGCGATGCATACTATCATCGTCGAGTCATCGGTTCAGCACTGCGGCTGCGCTGCGCGCACACGACATGATGATACCAAAGCTGAACCAGCTGTCGTCATGCTACGTTTGCTCATCTTTTAGagcaaggctgtgtttagattagggtgaaaatttttcatgtgttacattggatatatacgaacatatattatatatttaaagtattaaacgtatattaatagcaaaacaaattacaaattccgtctgtaaattgtgagacgaatttattaagcctaattaatctgtcattagcaaatatttactatagcaccacatggtcaaatcatagagcaattagatttaaaagattcgtgaacaatttacacgcaatatgtgtaattagttttttatcgtttatatttaatacttcatgcatatgtccaaacattcgatgtgacatggtgaaaaattttaccAGGGGATCTTAATAGGCcccaagtttaatagtatagtcaactactggttccaaatcatatatatagtcaatttaatagctaattcatacaatagttacttagggtgtgtttgagaagaaggggattgaggagattggagagatacgcaaaacgaggtgagccattagctcatgattaattgagtattaactattttaaatttcaaaaatggattagtatggttttttaaagcaactttcctgtagaaattttttacaaaaaacacaccgtttagtagtttgaaaagcgtgcgcgcggaaaacgagaataAATCTCCCCAGAACGAACAGAGCcttactacaccattaatacctgatctcacctgtcatacacacattgtatcttagagtctgtgctgcagctagctGCAAATCTATAACTCGctactccttttttttcctcttttatcttcttaaaatatgtttatagctgacttatagtctgctattgtacctttataaaaaagtttgaaataaaaaaagtactttatcgtttttttaagaaaatcttaAATCAAATAATTATGAGTAACTTGCATCATTAGTTTCTAAAACTTTGTATAGTTTAGCATTACAAGATCTACAGATACACCTTATaaaataggcaaaatttgctacaggacactaaAAAATCGTGTAATTGGCTGAGAGACATCGTAAAAATGTGACACTGCTGATGGACACtacaaaaattatgtaattggctataggacaccggaggcattattttataatttccggAATGAATGAGGGGAGAGAAATTTCGAAATGACGAGAATGCCCCCATCTAGGCCTCTACTCCTTTCTTCTTGATGcagccgacatgtgggcccgtgCACAGTGTCGTCGTCCACCTCTCACCAGCGCTCGACGCCAACTGACGCCATTGCATCCATTCCAAAATCCGATCAATCCAGCGAGATAGTTAGCGATGCCCACTCCGGTGGCCGCCACGAGGCAGCGCTTCTCGTTGGCCGCCGTCCCCACCCTCGACGCCGCAGCCGCGTCCACGCACAGACCACctcatctcctccctcctcacccCGCccacgcctcccctcctccacgacgccctTGGCTTGTGCCCgtagcgccgccgtctccctcaACAGGCTTCCCTCTGTCTCCGCCTCCACTGACAAGGCCCCCATCTCCATCCTCAATGACCTCGTCATTAGCTGCGTCTTCGCCGAGGCTGGATTCCACAGTGGGGACATTAAGCTAGCCATCCTCTGCCCAGCTTCGCCCATGCCGCTCCTCGGCTGCCTCCCCATGCGCACCCACCCGCTGCCTCTCTTCCTTTGCAGCTTCGCTGCCACGGATGATGTCGACGTCCCTTCGCCGGTCGGGAATATCGTTGGCGCCGGGCAGGAGAACTGTCGCCGCATCGCCGAGATCCTCTCCCGTGGCTGCAACTCCCGCGGCCGTCAAAGTCAAGCTCTCCCAGCTTGTCCTCGCCATCCTCTCCCGCAGCTGCATCGTGAAGAAGGAAATGAGTAGAGGGGGAATGAGTCGAGGGGGGCATTCTCGTCATTTCGAAATTTCTATCCCCTCTTTCAGcccaaaaattataaaataatgccTCCGGTGTCCTACAGCCAATTACACAACTTTTGTAGTGTCTGTCGATAGTGTCACGTTTTTGCGGTGTCCCTcagccaattacacaatttttgaGTGTcccgtagcaaattttgcctataaaatactccctccgttttatattataagttgtttgatttttttttcataatgacctaatcaaacttctttaaatttgaccaagtttgaccaagtttatagaaatatATAGTACTATTACTATTTTCAGtccaaaataagcatattaTCAAAACATATTAGAttaaatgaaactaatttaatattttatatgttgctaagttttttataaactttatcAAACTTAACCAAGTTTAAATTGGAAAAAAGTTAAACGACATAATATGAAACGGTGAGACCGTGAGGGTACTTTTATAATGTGTAACTTGCTTGATGTTAAACTATACTAATTTCTCAGAAACTAATGGTTAACGGTAGAAATGTTTTAATTAAGATAAATATCCTCCGTCTGGTTACAAGTAAATATTGCTCTTGACATCAACACGGTCGTCAGGACACTTATTTATTATAAATgataaatacatttttttagtaTAAAACATGTAAAAGATATGAAAGTTATACTCGTACCATCTTCAAAAGTTTAATTGAGATTACCCATAGTTCAAGTTTAAACGTCTTGATTGTATATATATTACGATTCGTcacttatttcttttttttaattacacagTATAACGTAGACACTCATAATACACGCACACTTACTGTTACAAAACCGGCCCGATGTATACCTCGGAAACCAAACCGCGGAAGAAAACgtcataggagatccaaacacgatgacaacaccgaggcacgatatttgataacggagttcagccgaggTCTACATCTCCTGAGCACTGATTATAGGCGCTCCTTCCTGATCAAGCATATTACAGCGTATCAAAGTTACAACGATTCATGGCCGGTCGCCATCgacagccgctccctctcgctatgctaaatCACAATGCGGTTACAATAGGCACGTGctctctatttatgagagatcttATGACAGAGTCTGACTTTTACTTAGTCCTAATGCCAattacaactccaagttctaaactgtaaccgactacatatatatattcgacacaaactatagcactcacccctatgaacacacgcatACAAACCAtatccctatgagcatctttaaAGACTGGGCCAACAAATCCTTAAGATTGACGAAGTTACCATGGGTACATAATTGTCTTGTCGACGAGTA encodes the following:
- the LOC4324339 gene encoding uncharacterized protein produces the protein MLTPTAPPSTFLFLLLFLLAASNCSATSQVGGAGEEVEVARMVPVVEGGGGFSAMVLNETRRRLGSFQLCAPCTCCGGGGGGGGSRGGGCILSPCCYAINCNIPNRPFGFCSFTPKSCDCLGCNL